A stretch of the Kroppenstedtia eburnea genome encodes the following:
- a CDS encoding anti-sigma factor antagonist: MDVSIQEKRQSEQIVTLIVSGEVDAYTAPQLRERLMPLCQKMREVHLNLSQVDYMDSTALGVLIGAYKQLRSRKGRLVLTGMSPRLKRLFRITGLTEVIDIEEDGA; the protein is encoded by the coding sequence ATGGATGTATCGATCCAGGAAAAAAGACAATCGGAACAAATCGTCACTTTGATTGTCTCCGGTGAGGTGGATGCATATACGGCACCACAGCTTCGTGAACGATTGATGCCGCTGTGTCAGAAGATGCGTGAAGTGCACCTGAACCTGTCACAGGTGGACTATATGGACAGCACCGCTTTGGGAGTGCTGATCGGTGCCTATAAACAGCTGCGCTCCAGGAAGGGGCGGCTGGTTCTCACGGGGATGAGCCCCCGTCTCAAACGTCTGTTTCGCATCACCGGGTTGACTGAAGTGATTGATATTGAAGAAGATGGCGCTTAG
- the rsbW gene encoding anti-sigma B factor RsbW, giving the protein MDQTKDIVLTIPAEAQYVGVVRLTVSGIANRLGFHYDDIEDIKLAVAEACTNAVDHAYKELECQGSVRVTFRIFGDRLEIRVKDEGKSFDIEAVKKRSGPIENHLPFTLMRERGLGLHLMETLMDHVDIQVGKGVVVTLTKFIHRDEVDRDVNSPAKTESHG; this is encoded by the coding sequence ATGGATCAAACCAAGGATATAGTACTGACCATACCCGCCGAGGCACAGTACGTGGGGGTGGTCCGTTTAACTGTCTCCGGGATTGCCAATCGTCTGGGTTTCCATTATGACGATATAGAAGATATCAAGCTGGCTGTAGCGGAGGCCTGTACCAATGCGGTGGACCATGCGTACAAGGAGTTGGAATGTCAGGGGAGCGTCAGGGTCACTTTCCGCATCTTTGGGGACCGACTGGAAATCAGGGTGAAGGATGAAGGGAAAAGCTTCGATATTGAGGCTGTGAAAAAGCGATCCGGCCCGATTGAGAACCATCTTCCCTTCACCCTGATGCGGGAGAGAGGACTGGGTCTTCACTTGATGGAAACTTTGATGGATCATGTGGATATCCAGGTAGGAAAAGGCGTCGTGGTCACCCTTACCAAGTTTATTCACAGGGACGAGGTGGATCGGGATGTCAACTCGCCCGCAAAGACAGAGTCTCATGGATGA
- the sigB gene encoding RNA polymerase sigma factor SigB has translation MSTRPQRQSLMDDGVSDLIRRYQEESDEEIQEVLVDHFTPLVETLASKFTKGSEPFEDLVQVGMIGLLAALKRYDPDFGKSFESFAVPTIVGEIKRHIRDKTWSVHVPRRIKELGPRIKKAAEELTIRYQRSPSVDEIAQYLDVTPEEVLETMEMGRSYNAVSVDSPIEANNEGSQVTLLDLVGSRDAGFEKVDQQLLLQKAFQVLTDREQAIIRMTFFDNLSQKQVGDELGISQMHVSRLQRRALGKLREAIRVAPSEII, from the coding sequence ATGTCAACTCGCCCGCAAAGACAGAGTCTCATGGATGACGGTGTTTCCGACCTGATTCGCCGCTATCAGGAGGAGTCCGATGAAGAGATCCAGGAAGTGCTGGTGGATCATTTCACCCCTTTGGTGGAAACCTTGGCCTCCAAGTTCACAAAGGGGTCGGAGCCCTTTGAAGACTTGGTCCAGGTCGGGATGATCGGATTGCTGGCTGCGTTGAAACGGTATGATCCGGATTTCGGGAAAAGCTTCGAGAGCTTTGCGGTACCCACCATCGTGGGGGAGATTAAACGCCATATCCGCGATAAGACCTGGAGTGTCCATGTCCCCCGCCGGATCAAAGAACTGGGCCCACGCATCAAGAAGGCTGCGGAGGAGTTGACGATCCGGTATCAAAGGTCACCATCGGTGGACGAGATCGCCCAATACCTGGACGTCACTCCCGAAGAGGTATTGGAGACGATGGAGATGGGCCGCAGTTACAATGCCGTCTCAGTGGACAGTCCCATCGAAGCCAATAACGAAGGAAGCCAGGTCACCCTGCTCGACCTTGTCGGCAGCCGGGATGCAGGGTTTGAGAAGGTGGATCAACAACTGCTCCTGCAAAAAGCTTTTCAGGTGTTGACCGACCGGGAGCAGGCGATTATCCGGATGACGTTTTTTGATAATCTGAGCCAGAAGCAAGTCGGTGATGAATTGGGAATCTCCCAAATGCATGTTTCCCGTTTGCAACGTCGGGCCCTGGGAAAGCTGAGGGAGGCGATCCGCGTGGCACCCAGTGAAATCATTTGA
- the fdhD gene encoding formate dehydrogenase accessory sulfurtransferase FdhD, giving the protein MNHSSRSRAARGWVQQVEGESTRRVRDVLTVEEPMEIRLVFPQMAEPVPISVTMRTPGNDFDLAAGFLVTEGILDSKDSIQSITYCRDPETDGAQRYNIVNVKLRPGVSVELERLRRNFYTSSSCGVCGKASLEAIEVRGVKPVRGDFTLPASLIPRLGEALRREQEIFEKTGGLHAAGWFDTAGNLIALREDVGRHNAVDKLIGHLVLNDGLPLTEGILMVSGRTSFEIMQKAAVAGIPVVTAVSAPSSLACEVARKFGITLIGFARGERFNIYAGGKRVRTGE; this is encoded by the coding sequence ATGAATCACAGCTCCCGCTCCCGCGCCGCCAGAGGTTGGGTGCAGCAGGTGGAAGGTGAATCCACACGCAGAGTGCGCGATGTCCTGACCGTGGAGGAACCTATGGAGATCCGCCTGGTCTTCCCGCAGATGGCCGAACCGGTGCCCATCTCCGTCACCATGCGAACACCGGGGAATGATTTTGATCTGGCCGCCGGCTTTTTGGTGACAGAAGGCATCCTCGATTCAAAAGATTCCATCCAATCCATCACTTATTGCAGGGATCCCGAGACCGATGGAGCGCAGCGCTACAATATCGTCAATGTCAAGCTGAGACCGGGGGTCTCCGTCGAGCTGGAACGCCTGAGAAGAAACTTTTACACCAGCTCCAGTTGCGGAGTGTGCGGAAAGGCTTCCCTGGAAGCGATTGAGGTCCGTGGTGTGAAGCCTGTCCGGGGGGATTTCACCCTGCCGGCCTCACTCATCCCGCGGTTGGGAGAGGCACTTCGCCGCGAACAGGAAATCTTCGAAAAAACCGGTGGTCTCCATGCGGCAGGTTGGTTCGACACAGCGGGAAATCTCATCGCTCTCAGGGAAGATGTGGGCCGCCACAACGCCGTGGACAAGTTGATCGGTCACCTGGTTCTCAACGATGGGCTTCCGCTGACAGAAGGAATCCTGATGGTCAGCGGCCGAACCAGCTTTGAAATCATGCAAAAGGCGGCGGTGGCCGGCATCCCCGTCGTCACCGCCGTCTCCGCCCCGTCCAGTCTCGCCTGTGAAGTGGCCAGGAAATTCGGGATCACCTTGATCGGGTTTGCCCGAGGGGAACGATTCAATATCTACGCCGGGGGAAAACGGGTCCGGACCGGGGAGTGA
- a CDS encoding CHAP domain-containing protein, translating into MVTTGLIAGMIPQGVHAEGVGSKKQELENVKQQKKEAQETIDKLMDKIKPHKEKVEDLERKIADTNKKIQKAEKETKKNSEKLKYYEEQFKNRVRLMYENGEMGSMRALFEAGSFGEFLQRFEVLRLILIRDRELFDKYNNIREKHEELKEKHAALMKEQEEEAKDARKIYDKIHEEIEKTKKELASLSSKENNLQSQIDMLTLVDASLYPYRFASVAGVDPWGFYNRQCTSFVAWRINQRGHHFTNHMRGGHFGNATNWANNARRIGLRVNNQPAVGAVAQFNAGASGASGTFGHVAYVTAVNGSTVTIEEYNYRRYAFSRRVIPASSVSNYIHMN; encoded by the coding sequence ATGGTCACCACCGGGCTGATTGCGGGGATGATTCCCCAGGGAGTCCATGCGGAAGGCGTGGGTTCCAAAAAACAGGAACTGGAAAACGTGAAGCAGCAAAAGAAAGAGGCACAGGAAACCATCGACAAACTGATGGACAAGATCAAGCCCCACAAAGAGAAAGTGGAAGACCTGGAGAGAAAGATCGCCGACACCAACAAGAAAATACAAAAGGCGGAAAAGGAGACAAAAAAGAACTCCGAAAAACTGAAATACTATGAGGAGCAGTTCAAAAACCGTGTCCGCCTGATGTATGAAAACGGGGAAATGGGGTCGATGCGGGCGCTGTTTGAAGCGGGGAGCTTCGGTGAATTTTTGCAGCGGTTTGAAGTGCTTCGTTTGATTCTGATCCGGGATCGCGAGCTTTTCGACAAGTACAACAACATCCGCGAAAAGCACGAAGAATTGAAGGAGAAGCACGCAGCCCTGATGAAGGAGCAAGAGGAAGAGGCCAAGGATGCCCGCAAGATCTACGACAAGATCCATGAGGAGATTGAGAAAACCAAGAAAGAGCTTGCATCTCTCAGCAGCAAAGAGAACAATCTCCAATCCCAGATCGATATGCTGACCCTGGTGGATGCTTCCTTGTATCCTTACCGATTTGCCAGTGTGGCGGGGGTGGACCCCTGGGGCTTCTACAACCGGCAGTGCACGTCCTTTGTCGCTTGGCGGATCAATCAAAGGGGGCACCACTTTACCAACCATATGCGCGGAGGCCATTTTGGAAATGCAACCAACTGGGCCAACAACGCCCGCCGCATCGGTCTCCGTGTGAACAATCAGCCTGCGGTTGGAGCGGTCGCCCAATTTAACGCCGGTGCTTCCGGGGCCAGCGGTACATTTGGCCACGTCGCCTATGTGACTGCAGTCAATGGTTCCACCGTCACCATCGAGGAGTACAACTATCGGCGCTATGCCTTCAGCAGACGGGTCATCCCCGCAAGCTCAGTCAGCAATTACATTCATATGAACTGA
- the nadE gene encoding ammonia-dependent NAD(+) synthetase produces the protein MSSIQRQIIAELHVKPAIDPDREVRMRLEFIKEYVKATATKGLVLGISGGQDSTLAGKLAQMAMEELRKESGERFRFVAMRLPYGVQKDEDDAQQALRFIQPDETLTFHIQDAVDGSVRAFHDATGQTLPDFVKGNVKARERMIAQYQIAGVRNLLVVGTDHAAEAVTGFFTKYGDGGCDLVPLYGLNKRQGKQLLKHLGAPSSLYMKIPTADLLDDRPGRADEEELGITYEQIDDYLEGKEVGAEVAARIRQKYLSSRHKRTTPTSPFDNWWKTK, from the coding sequence ATGAGTTCGATCCAGCGGCAGATCATCGCGGAGCTGCACGTGAAGCCCGCCATTGATCCCGACAGGGAAGTGCGGATGCGATTGGAGTTTATCAAGGAGTATGTGAAAGCCACCGCCACAAAGGGACTGGTGCTCGGCATCTCCGGCGGGCAGGATTCCACCTTGGCGGGCAAATTGGCCCAAATGGCCATGGAGGAGTTGCGGAAGGAGAGCGGAGAGAGATTTCGGTTCGTCGCCATGCGCCTTCCCTACGGCGTACAGAAAGACGAAGACGACGCTCAACAGGCACTTCGATTTATTCAGCCCGACGAAACCTTGACCTTCCATATCCAAGACGCCGTGGACGGGTCTGTCCGGGCCTTCCATGATGCCACCGGCCAGACTCTCCCCGACTTTGTCAAGGGGAATGTCAAAGCCCGGGAGCGGATGATCGCCCAATACCAGATCGCCGGCGTCCGCAATCTCCTGGTGGTGGGAACGGACCACGCCGCCGAAGCGGTCACCGGTTTTTTCACCAAGTACGGGGATGGGGGATGTGATCTGGTCCCCCTGTACGGACTGAACAAACGGCAGGGCAAACAGCTGTTGAAGCACCTGGGGGCCCCCTCTTCCCTCTACATGAAGATCCCGACGGCCGACCTTTTGGACGACCGGCCGGGACGGGCGGATGAAGAGGAATTGGGCATCACCTATGAGCAGATTGATGACTACCTGGAAGGAAAAGAGGTGGGGGCGGAGGTGGCGGCGCGCATCCGACAAAAATATCTCTCCTCCCGCCACAAGCGGACCACACCGACATCCCCCTTCGATAATTGGTGGAAAACGAAATAA
- a CDS encoding Tex family protein translates to MEEKERFQAIADELSLEPARVEAAVHLMEEGNTIPFIARYRKEMTGELDEEQLRGIEERNKYLVQLDQKKEEVIRLIDEQGKLTEELRKKIEAAVKLQTVEDLYRPYRPKRKTRASQARERGLAPLAEFLRQVQSEAEAEEKAGSFIDPEKEVGSVEEALQGAMDILAEELADDPEIRRWVREFHWKRGELVTEAKEADERSVYEMYYDYREPVRKMPSHRVLAVNRGEREGVLKVRLEVEGAERVLNHLERHMSKRPHRYLTETAEDAYKRLIAPSIEREIRSTMTEEAEEQAIHIFSENLRNLLLQPPVRGKKVLGVDPAYRTGCKLAVVDETGKMHHVGVIFPTLSQSKAREAGETVSRLVEQYDIDIIAIGNGTASRETESFIAELIRGWDREVYYIIVNEAGASVYSASKLAREEFPDLDVAQRSAISIARRLQDPLAELVKIEPKAVGVGQYQHDVSQKRLAESLSAVVESAVNHVGVDVNTASVSLLQYVSGVNATVAKNIIKKREEEGRYTDRNQLKKVPRLGAKTYEQCIGFLRVTDGDNPLDKTPIHPESYPVVEALLKELGSTPGAIGTPDLNEALRQVEVEKMAEVLGCGVPTLRDILDALRRPGRDPREELPAPVLRSDVLQLEDLKEGMQLKGTVRNVVDFGAFVDIGLKNDGLVHISKMSDRFVHHPMDLVGVGDVVDVWVLQVDPERERVSLSMVPVG, encoded by the coding sequence ATGGAAGAAAAGGAACGATTCCAAGCGATTGCCGACGAACTCAGTCTGGAGCCGGCCCGGGTGGAAGCGGCCGTACATCTGATGGAAGAAGGAAATACCATTCCGTTCATCGCCCGTTACCGGAAAGAGATGACGGGGGAGCTGGATGAAGAACAGCTTCGCGGGATTGAGGAAAGAAACAAATACCTGGTCCAGCTGGATCAAAAGAAAGAAGAAGTGATCCGGCTGATCGACGAACAGGGAAAGCTGACTGAAGAGTTGCGGAAAAAGATCGAGGCCGCGGTGAAATTGCAGACCGTGGAGGATCTTTACCGTCCCTATCGGCCCAAGCGGAAAACCCGGGCCTCTCAGGCGCGTGAGCGGGGGCTGGCCCCACTGGCGGAGTTTCTGCGACAGGTCCAAAGTGAGGCAGAGGCTGAGGAGAAAGCAGGTTCTTTCATCGACCCGGAGAAAGAGGTGGGTTCGGTGGAAGAGGCGCTGCAGGGTGCGATGGACATCCTGGCGGAAGAATTGGCCGATGATCCCGAGATCCGCAGATGGGTCCGGGAGTTTCACTGGAAACGGGGCGAATTGGTCACGGAGGCCAAAGAGGCCGATGAGCGGTCCGTTTATGAAATGTACTACGATTACAGGGAACCGGTCCGCAAGATGCCCTCCCACCGCGTCCTCGCCGTGAACCGGGGGGAACGGGAAGGGGTTCTCAAAGTCCGGTTGGAGGTGGAAGGGGCGGAGCGGGTGTTGAATCACCTGGAGCGCCACATGTCGAAACGCCCCCACCGGTATTTGACAGAGACGGCGGAAGATGCTTACAAACGGCTGATCGCTCCTTCCATCGAGCGGGAGATCCGCTCGACGATGACGGAAGAGGCCGAAGAGCAGGCGATCCATATTTTTTCCGAAAATCTGAGAAACCTGCTGCTGCAACCTCCTGTTCGCGGTAAAAAAGTGCTCGGGGTGGACCCGGCCTACCGGACGGGCTGCAAGTTGGCGGTGGTGGACGAAACCGGAAAGATGCATCATGTGGGCGTCATCTTTCCCACCCTGTCCCAAAGCAAAGCAAGGGAGGCCGGTGAGACGGTATCCCGGCTGGTGGAACAATACGATATCGATATCATCGCCATTGGAAACGGAACCGCCTCCAGGGAGACGGAATCCTTTATTGCGGAATTGATCCGGGGGTGGGACCGAGAGGTATACTACATCATCGTGAATGAAGCGGGGGCCAGTGTCTATTCCGCTTCCAAACTGGCCCGGGAGGAGTTCCCGGATCTGGATGTGGCCCAGCGGAGCGCCATCTCCATCGCCCGGCGCCTTCAGGACCCTCTCGCCGAACTGGTGAAAATTGAACCCAAGGCGGTGGGAGTGGGGCAGTATCAACACGATGTTTCCCAAAAGCGATTGGCGGAAAGCCTGTCCGCCGTGGTGGAGTCGGCAGTGAACCATGTCGGTGTCGATGTCAACACGGCTTCTGTCTCCCTGCTTCAGTACGTTTCCGGTGTCAACGCCACTGTGGCCAAAAACATCATCAAAAAGAGGGAAGAAGAAGGGCGGTACACCGACCGGAACCAACTGAAGAAGGTTCCCCGCCTGGGTGCCAAAACCTATGAACAGTGTATCGGATTTTTGCGGGTGACGGACGGGGATAACCCTCTGGATAAGACACCGATCCATCCGGAGTCCTATCCTGTGGTGGAAGCCCTGCTGAAGGAATTGGGAAGCACCCCCGGGGCGATCGGAACCCCTGATTTGAATGAAGCCCTGCGCCAGGTTGAAGTGGAGAAGATGGCGGAGGTGTTGGGGTGCGGGGTTCCCACCCTGCGGGATATCCTGGATGCTCTCCGCCGACCCGGCCGCGACCCGCGGGAGGAGTTGCCGGCTCCTGTCCTCCGCTCCGATGTATTGCAACTGGAGGACTTGAAGGAAGGGATGCAGTTAAAGGGAACCGTCCGCAATGTCGTCGATTTTGGCGCCTTTGTGGATATCGGTCTCAAAAATGACGGCTTGGTCCATATCTCCAAGATGAGCGATCGCTTTGTCCATCATCCGATGGATCTTGTCGGAGTCGGCGATGTGGTGGATGTCTGGGTGCTTCAAGTGGACCCTGAACGGGAACGGGTCTCCCTCAGCATGGTACCCGTGGGATGA
- a CDS encoding M23 family metallopeptidase, producing MKWFFRLLLLIALAAGALLIYHQTRAIPIPEMKVPVKLAPEYLQVGKSSGIPWPYLAAWDEVEREYRGVNRDTIRERVEKIRRAAGTDRPGEQKIREAIRKEMPEKEAAQILQLAESYAWAAAPLGESYLFPFAEDSGVSYGDTWGASRTYGGERTHEGTDIMAEKGTPIRSVGNGRVIAKGWNRLGGWRLTILDTDHPQISFYYAHLSRYADGIETGSKVKKGQVIGYVGDSGYGPEGTTGQFAPHLHLGIYVRESTFSPKRETINPYLFLKVWEKK from the coding sequence ATGAAGTGGTTCTTCCGGTTGCTCCTGCTGATCGCCCTGGCGGCGGGGGCACTTCTCATCTACCATCAGACCCGGGCGATTCCGATCCCCGAGATGAAGGTTCCGGTGAAATTGGCCCCGGAATATCTGCAGGTCGGTAAATCTTCGGGAATCCCCTGGCCTTACCTCGCCGCCTGGGATGAGGTGGAAAGGGAGTACCGGGGGGTGAACCGGGACACCATCCGGGAACGGGTGGAAAAGATCCGACGGGCGGCGGGAACGGATCGACCCGGTGAACAGAAGATTCGGGAGGCCATCCGAAAGGAGATGCCGGAGAAAGAAGCGGCCCAAATTTTGCAGTTGGCAGAGTCCTATGCCTGGGCCGCCGCACCTCTGGGAGAATCGTATCTGTTTCCCTTTGCGGAGGACTCCGGGGTCAGCTATGGGGACACCTGGGGAGCCAGCCGCACCTACGGCGGGGAACGAACCCATGAGGGAACCGACATCATGGCTGAGAAGGGAACCCCGATCCGTTCCGTCGGCAACGGACGGGTGATCGCGAAAGGATGGAACCGGTTGGGGGGCTGGCGCCTCACCATTCTGGATACAGACCATCCCCAGATCTCATTCTACTATGCTCATCTGTCCAGGTACGCCGACGGGATCGAAACCGGGTCCAAGGTGAAGAAGGGGCAGGTGATCGGGTATGTCGGGGACAGCGGATACGGCCCCGAAGGAACGACGGGCCAGTTTGCCCCCCATCTGCATCTGGGCATCTATGTCCGGGAAAGCACCTTCTCCCCCAAACGGGAGACGATCAATCCTTATCTGTTTCTCAAAGTGTGGGAAAAGAAATGA
- the cmpA gene encoding cortex morphogenetic protein CmpA, with protein sequence MPYWLRRQLQRAFLGKDRRQIRILNDCWFQYQQKNEELQYHTDG encoded by the coding sequence ATGCCCTATTGGTTGCGTAGACAGTTGCAGCGGGCGTTTTTGGGAAAAGACCGAAGACAGATCCGCATCTTAAATGACTGCTGGTTTCAGTATCAACAAAAAAACGAAGAGCTGCAATACCATACGGATGGATAA
- a CDS encoding SprT family protein — MSPNHRSTWVHVRPGDDHALQCWVEALSMEWFGKPFTHRARFNSRLRTTGGRYFLEDHRIEISPRHLEELGMEVVGGIIRHELCHYHLHLEGKGYRHRDADFKELLKQVNGLRYTPPLPGNKGGRTRPVRYVLQCQACGRKAWRKKRMDPSRYRCGVCGGQLSLEEV; from the coding sequence GTGAGTCCGAATCATCGATCCACCTGGGTTCATGTGCGGCCGGGGGATGATCACGCCCTCCAGTGTTGGGTGGAAGCGCTCTCGATGGAATGGTTTGGTAAACCCTTCACCCACCGGGCCCGGTTCAATTCCCGCTTGCGTACCACCGGTGGCCGGTATTTTCTGGAGGATCACCGGATCGAGATCAGCCCGCGGCATCTGGAGGAGTTGGGAATGGAGGTCGTGGGGGGAATTATCCGCCACGAGCTGTGTCATTATCATCTCCATCTGGAGGGCAAAGGCTACCGTCACCGGGATGCCGACTTCAAGGAGCTGCTGAAACAGGTGAACGGCCTGCGCTACACGCCCCCGCTTCCGGGAAATAAGGGAGGGAGAACGCGACCGGTTCGCTATGTCCTCCAATGCCAAGCTTGCGGCCGCAAGGCCTGGCGCAAAAAACGAATGGATCCCAGCCGTTACCGCTGTGGTGTCTGTGGCGGGCAACTGAGTCTGGAGGAGGTGTGA
- a CDS encoding cation diffusion facilitator family transporter — MQGGLGFTWSDFGSSEQRKRHVKPHPDRLQTQ; from the coding sequence ATGCAGGGAGGGTTGGGTTTCACATGGAGTGATTTTGGATCGTCAGAACAACGAAAACGACATGTGAAACCCCATCCCGACCGTCTCCAAACGCAGTAA
- a CDS encoding DMT family transporter gives MTKRAVYLIMTFNMLVWGLNTVALKVLVQYLPPLTMQSLRIFLAGLVLLPFLLFRNRWHPPKAGQWRHLAGAILFGVVGHHSCLALGLEQTSATNAALILGLVPLTTALMAVVFLRDRISWMRGAGILLGFLGVAFVVLRGSTGLGGHTVGDLWVLGAMATQAASFIYIKKATDTLDAKQVTALMFLTGSVVIFIISLFLDPKGLVQAMDTPAWVWGLFFASGVIATGLGHMLYNSSIHRLGPGQSAIFINLTPFFALMGSSFFLQETIHLSQIAGFFLIAAGVFLGSGAADEIKRTLPAGHLSGK, from the coding sequence TTGACCAAGCGGGCCGTTTATCTGATCATGACTTTCAACATGTTGGTTTGGGGGTTGAATACAGTGGCCCTCAAAGTGCTGGTGCAATACCTTCCGCCCTTGACCATGCAATCCCTGCGCATCTTCCTGGCGGGACTGGTGCTGCTCCCCTTCCTGCTGTTCCGAAACCGATGGCATCCCCCCAAAGCGGGACAGTGGCGTCACCTGGCCGGGGCGATCCTGTTTGGCGTGGTGGGCCACCATTCCTGTCTCGCCCTCGGACTGGAGCAAACCTCCGCCACCAACGCCGCCTTGATCCTGGGACTGGTCCCCCTCACCACTGCACTGATGGCGGTGGTCTTCCTGAGAGATCGGATCAGCTGGATGCGGGGAGCGGGTATTTTACTGGGCTTCCTGGGGGTCGCCTTTGTTGTTTTGCGGGGAAGCACCGGTCTGGGCGGACACACCGTCGGTGATCTGTGGGTGTTGGGGGCCATGGCCACCCAGGCTGCCAGCTTTATATATATTAAAAAGGCGACCGACACTTTGGACGCCAAACAGGTGACCGCGCTGATGTTCCTGACAGGTTCGGTCGTCATTTTTATCATCAGTCTGTTTCTCGATCCGAAAGGGCTTGTGCAAGCCATGGATACCCCGGCCTGGGTATGGGGACTCTTTTTCGCCTCCGGGGTGATCGCCACCGGATTGGGTCATATGCTCTATAATTCATCCATTCATCGGTTGGGACCGGGGCAGTCAGCTATTTTCATCAACCTGACACCCTTCTTTGCCCTGATGGGATCCTCATTTTTCCTGCAGGAGACGATCCATCTCTCCCAAATCGCCGGCTTCTTTCTGATCGCCGCCGGTGTTTTCCTCGGCTCCGGCGCCGCTGACGAAATAAAGAGAACTCTTCCCGCGGGACATCTCTCCGGTAAATGA
- a CDS encoding thioredoxin family protein gives MDLNQWFDKGMTWQAYVDGMKVNREGLQKIYDQYHLPEEDLSFYEGLAGEKLRAVVLTADWCGDAMLCLPILKRIGETAGIQMRYLIRDENLELMDQYLTNGKSRSIPIFVFFDSQGNERAVWGPRSPEVQRLVDEMKANMPAEGEPDFAEKQKELYRGFKKRLLEEPALWETVNRSVRARLQEKLGS, from the coding sequence ATGGATCTGAATCAGTGGTTTGACAAGGGCATGACCTGGCAGGCATATGTGGACGGCATGAAGGTGAATCGTGAAGGATTGCAGAAGATATATGATCAATATCATTTGCCGGAGGAAGACCTTTCTTTCTATGAGGGGTTGGCCGGAGAAAAACTGCGGGCCGTCGTCCTGACTGCGGATTGGTGCGGGGATGCCATGCTGTGTTTGCCGATTTTGAAGCGAATCGGCGAGACAGCCGGGATCCAGATGCGGTATCTGATTCGGGATGAGAATCTGGAATTGATGGATCAGTATCTGACCAACGGGAAGTCCCGGTCCATCCCGATCTTCGTCTTTTTTGACTCCCAGGGGAATGAACGGGCGGTCTGGGGGCCCCGCTCCCCGGAAGTGCAGCGTTTGGTGGATGAGATGAAGGCAAACATGCCGGCGGAGGGGGAGCCGGACTTTGCCGAGAAGCAGAAAGAGCTGTACCGCGGCTTCAAGAAGCGCTTGCTGGAGGAACCAGCCCTGTGGGAGACGGTCAACCGGAGTGTCCGGGCCCGCCTTCAGGAGAAGTTGGGTTCCTGA
- a CDS encoding NAD(P)-dependent oxidoreductase → MEKESLHVGFIGLGIMGRSMSRNLHRAGFSVTVWNRTASRMEEAKAWGANTVGSPREVAAQSDVVITMVGDTPDVREVVEGPGGILAGAREGLILIDMSTISPDATRQMAARAAEKGVKMLDAPVSGGDVGAREGTLSIMVGGAEETLEKVKPLLEAMGENIVHCGPIGAGQTVKACNQIMCGLNLLGMVEALSFAKKAGVDLETMIQVTTRGAAGSWALANLAPRVVRGDLDPGFSVRFQQKDLRIVLEEADRMDLPLLGTAQVNQLLRSVQAYGGDDDGTQALVRVMERLGDVQVTPGE, encoded by the coding sequence ATGGAAAAAGAGTCGTTGCATGTGGGATTTATCGGGCTGGGGATCATGGGGCGGTCCATGTCCCGCAATCTGCACCGGGCCGGATTTTCCGTCACAGTTTGGAACCGGACTGCCTCCCGGATGGAAGAAGCCAAGGCCTGGGGCGCGAACACCGTCGGTTCGCCCCGGGAGGTGGCTGCCCAAAGTGATGTGGTGATCACCATGGTGGGGGATACTCCCGATGTACGGGAAGTGGTGGAAGGACCGGGGGGAATTCTCGCAGGGGCCCGGGAAGGATTGATCCTGATCGATATGAGCACCATCTCTCCGGATGCCACCCGGCAAATGGCCGCCCGGGCGGCGGAAAAAGGGGTGAAGATGCTGGATGCCCCGGTGAGTGGAGGGGATGTGGGTGCCCGGGAAGGGACTCTGTCCATCATGGTCGGGGGTGCGGAAGAAACCTTGGAGAAGGTGAAGCCCCTCCTGGAAGCGATGGGGGAAAACATTGTTCATTGCGGTCCGATCGGGGCGGGTCAGACGGTGAAGGCCTGCAACCAGATCATGTGCGGACTCAACCTGCTGGGAATGGTGGAGGCCCTTTCCTTTGCCAAAAAAGCCGGGGTGGACCTGGAGACGATGATACAGGTGACCACCCGGGGGGCCGCCGGCTCCTGGGCCCTCGCCAACCTGGCGCCCCGGGTGGTTCGGGGGGACTTGGACCCGGGCTTCTCTGTCCGTTTTCAACAGAAGGACCTGCGGATCGTTTTGGAGGAGGCGGATCGGATGGACCTCCCTCTCCTGGGAACCGCCCAGGTTAACCAACTTCTCCGTTCGGTCCAGGCTTACGGCGGGGATGACGATGGCACGCAAGCGCTGGTTCGGGTGATGGAAAGATTGGGCGATGTCCAGGTGACACCCGGGGAATAA